A window from SAR324 cluster bacterium encodes these proteins:
- a CDS encoding inositol monophosphatase family protein, which yields MSKKSKQNPRDLVMIADHAAEKFIQTEIGKILPQAHLVGEESVAENPKLLDLIGTSDVCVIIDPIDGTGNFATGLAVFGTMVAVVIRNETIFGLLYDPIIDD from the coding sequence ATCTCAAAAAAATCTAAACAAAACCCTAGAGATTTAGTCATGATTGCAGACCATGCTGCAGAAAAATTTATCCAAACAGAAATTGGTAAAATTCTTCCACAAGCACATCTTGTTGGTGAAGAGTCTGTTGCTGAAAATCCTAAATTATTGGACTTAATTGGTACTAGTGATGTGTGTGTAATCATTGATCCAATTGACGGTACTGGGAACTTTGCCACTGGCCTTGCCGTGTTTGGGACAATGGTAGCGGTTGTTATCAGAAATGAAACTATTTTTGGTTTGTTATATGATCCGATAATAGATGATTAG